In a single window of the Zea mays cultivar B73 chromosome 5, Zm-B73-REFERENCE-NAM-5.0, whole genome shotgun sequence genome:
- the LOC109939953 gene encoding protein MAIN-LIKE 1-like: protein MAQFHLLDPFYDESHRGRLLSEGQDLATLRSRTHNGFLDMVFDDRYTNYLRRAGLDVISYQLRRGLPTIDSAAITALVDRWRPETHSFHLPFGEMTVTLEDAQKILGLNVGGRAVTGQCDSDGWRARVEAFLGRELPAEGVERTAGVGITWLRQSFGVCPADADEATVQFYCRAWILHMFGCVLFPDATGDCASWMYIPCLTDWDTAGQYSWGSAVLSFLYRQLCEACRRTSSSSSIGGCVYLLQIWMWFRIPVGRPRVFQPRPWPWMIHGNDRLRPTYAYIWDQVAAPFARAKRAYMEYVNEFDTLSASSVTWQPYNAPEYAGMIFSVVCSSEDELYMMQCPLVCFWCVEWHLPHRVQRQFGRNQLWPVEDVPTSKELHKFDRRKQKKITDFRQHHLILVNDWESGAENVYSNDELHNNSDYRRYQAWYQGATRCKLRQQWTAEDYADIDSSDDEETEYDLTTRLGTQVEAAPILDRVGNTLRRSVEDIDRQLLTTGDSSMRSFLQRLSRRLRGAAARCGCRTTVAHDVHVPSCTDTATPSTGLGAGFDYDHDEIGPSQLEGAPSTQPLQPQDRRRHRSPQRYTPGTDALGKGKTRRR from the exons ATGGCACAGTTCCACCTTCTCGACCCGTTCTACGACGAGAGCCACCGGGGGCGCCTTCTGTCGGAAGGCCAG GACCTAGCAACGCTTCGTTCTAGGACACACAATGGGTTCCTAGACATGGTGTTCGACGACAGGTACACTAATTACCTCAGACGAGCAGGTCTAGATGTAATATCTTACCAGTTACGACGCGGGTTGCCTACTATTGATTCGGCGGCCATTACTGCACTTGTGGACAG GTGGCGTCCTGAGACACATAGTTTTCATCTTCCTTTTGGTGAGATGACAGTCACATTAGAGGATGCACAGAAGATACTTGGACTCAATGTTGGTGGCAGAGCAGTGACAGGCCAATGTGACTCTGACGGATGGAGGGCTAGAGTTGAGGCCTTTCTTGGTAGGGAGCTTCCTGCTGAGGGCGTTGAACGGACTGCTGGAGTAGGCATCACATGGCTCCGTCAGTCTTTTGGTGTGTGCCCTGCTGATGCTGATGAGGCTACAGTCCAGTtctattgtcgagcttggatctTGCACATGTTTGGTTGTGTCCTCTTCCCAGACGCCACAGGAGACTGCGCGTCCTGGATGTACATCCCATGTCTAACCGACTGGGATACAGCTGGACAGTACAGTTGGGGCTCCGCTGTGCTTTCTTTTTTGTACCGGCAGCTTTGTGAAGCTTGCCGTCGTACGTCCTCCTCTTCGTCTATAGGCGGTTGCGTCTACCTCCTGCAGATATGGATGTG GTTTCGCATACCAGTTGGTCGACCACGTGTTTTCCAGCCTAGACCCTGGCCATGGATGATTCATGGAAATGATCGTCTTCGACCGACGTATGCTTATATTTGGGACCAAGTGGCAGCTCCTTTTGCGAGAGCTAAGAGGGCATACATGGAGTATGTTAACGAGTTTGACACCCTTTCTGCCTCTAGC GTCACATGGCAGCCATACAACGCACCTGAGTATGCTGGGATGATCTTTAGTGTAGTATGCAGCAGTGAAGATGAACTCTATATGATGCAATGTCCTTTGGTCTGTTTCTGGTGTGTTGAGTGGCACCTACCTCACAGGGTTCAGAGACAGTTTGGTAGGAACCAGCTATGGCCGGTTGAAGATGTTCCTACTTCAAAGGAGCTACACAA ATTTGACCGGCGGAAGCAAAAGAAGATAACGGACTTTCGTCAACATCATCTGATATTAGTAAATGATTGGGAATCGGGTGCTGAGAATGTATATTCCAACGATGAGTTGCACAACAATAGTGATTACAGGCGGTACCAAGCTTGGTACCAGGGTGCGACTCGTTGTAAGCTTCGCCAGCAGTGGACAGCGGAAGACTACGCCGACATTGATTCTTCAGACGATGAAGAAACGGAGTATGACCTGACCACTAGACTGGGAACCCAAGTGGAGGCGGCACCCATATTAGATCGAGTG GGTAACACATTGCGACGGTCGGTAGAGGACATTGATCGCCAACTTTTGACTACGGGCGACAGCAGCATGCGCAGCTTCTTGCAG CGTTTATCTAGGCGCCTACGTGGAGCTGCTGCTCGCTGTGGCTGCAGGACTACTGTTGCACATGACGTCCATGTACCATCGTGTACCGACACAGCAACGCCCTCCACAGGTCTTGGTGCTGGCTTCGACTACGATCACGACGAGATAGGACCTTCACAGCTTGAGGGGGCTCCTTCGACACAGCCATTACAACCACAGGATCGTAGGCGACACCGCTCTCCACAAcgttacactccaggcaccgacgctttaggcaagggtaagactaggagacGTTGA
- the LOC109939552 gene encoding uncharacterized protein → MAPRYVPINSTLRLACCCAHFNSSKLEMSRRGKYAKQRKGPLTGTAFDPLPLPSGVPVPMCFCGDPCKVDKSEDHDTYRQRYWMCANFAFEPTVVQRRMNLMTPPPLCVFEQWIDTEISEKDKKWLENLQKWDAEDKERMKKRREELAAEQQREDEEKMRRVAECREDKEKKLERARRAKEAMEENPDAFRKGKWPRCTQ, encoded by the exons atggcgccgaggtacgttccTATAAATAGTACCCTACGTCTGGCTTGTTGCTGTGCTCATTTCAATTCTTCTAAACTAGAGATGTCTAGGCGTGGTAAATATGCTAAACAAAG GAAGGGTCCTTTGACCGGAACTGCCTTCGACCCGCTGCCTTTGCCAAGTGGTGTTCCAGTGCCTATGTgtttttgtggtgatccttgtaaggTCGATAAGTCTGAAGATCATGACACCTATCGACAGAggtattggatgtgtgctaactttGCATTTGAGCCAACTGTTGTTCAACGTCGGATGAATTTAATG ACTCCTCCACCGCTATGTGTTTTTGAGCAGTGGATTGACACCGAAATATCAGAGAAAGATAAGAAGTGGCTGGAGAATCTTCAAAAGTGGGATGCAGAGGACAAAGAGAGGATGAAAAAAAGACGAGAGGAGCTTGCTGCCGAGCAACAACGTGAAGACGAAGAGAAAATGAGGCGTGTTGCTGAATGCAGGGAAGATAAGGAGAAGAAGCTTGAGCGTGCACGTCGTGcaaaggaagcaatggaggagaaCCCTGATGCATTTCGCAAAGGCAAATGGCCCCGTTGTACTCAGTAG
- the LOC100191655 gene encoding uncharacterized protein isoform X1 produces the protein MADDHYSSKRKYDDPSPPPRRTGFSSGPPPASPPAGGAPSYNSVAPPPDEIQLAKQRAQEIAARIFNAAEAKRPRVDNGDDDVGGFGGGSSLGGSGGGGGGRIGGAGLGFSSSAGGGHGASIPPLSSQSSAPQYSYGGHQGTSKKIEIPNGRVGVIIGKAGETIRYIQLQSGAKIQVTRDHEAEPGALTRQVELSGNPEQISKAEQLIKEVIAEADAGSSGAVSGGRKYNAPQPGAETFQMKIANNKVGLIIGKGGETIKSMQAKSGARIQVIPLHLPAGDTSTERTVHIDGTQEQIEHAKQLVAEVTSENRARNPMSGGYSQQGYHPPRPQSNWGPPSAPPQQSGYGYMQPGAYPGAPPQYGAPQQPYGSYPPTSGGYQTGWDQSQNQQSHTTPPGTGYDYYSQQQQPQQQQSAPGTAASTDATSYNYGQPSTYASQGYDSTYTQHSGGQQAYGHDGYSGYQTQGQQQGYSQQTGYDQQGYGASAYGSAANSTQDGSSYGGPGGATQASPGQQTSTPAAGSHPGYASQPPTSAAASYPVQGSAPSGYGAPPPQPGYGTQPPQQGGYGPGAYGQPSPHGEKPPASSPYGQAPPPGSAQGGYVQYGYSQPAYGAPPAYPGAPTASHPGYGQQQSYGDAYGSGSYGQPTAYTTEAAAPAASQDHSAAPAAAPGTTAAPAPDNNGGAKTSAET, from the exons ATGGCCGACGACCACTACTCGTCCAAGCGGAAGTACGACGACccctcgccgccgccgcggcgcaCGGGGTTCTCTTCTGGCCCGCCGCCTGCCTCGCCGCCCGCTGGCGGCGCCCCGTCGTACAACAGCGTTGCGCCGCCCCCCGATGAGATCCAGCTCGCGAAGCAGCGTGCGCAGGAGATCGCGGCGCGGATCTTTAACGCCGCAGAGGCCAAGCGCCCTCGCGTCGACAACGGCGACGATGACGTCGGCGGCTTCGGTGGAGGAAGTTCCCTGGGTggcagcggtggtggtggtggtggccgcATCGGGGGCGCAGGACTTGGCTTCTCGTCCTCTGCCGGTGGTG GGCATGGGGCTTCTATCCCACCGTTATCTTCTCAGAGCAGTGCACCACAGTACTCATATGGTGGACATCAGGGTACAAGCAAAAAGATTGAAATTCCAAATGGAAGG GTTGGTGTTATTATTGGAAAAGCTGGGGAAACTATTAGGTATATCCAACTTCAATCAGGAGCAAAGATTCAAGTTACGAGAGACCATGAAGCTGAACCTGGTGCACTGACAAGGCAAGTTGAGCTTTCTGGCAATCCTGAGCAGATAAGCAAAGCTGAACAGTTGATCAAAGAAGTTATAGCAGAG GCTGATGCTGGGTCATCCGGTGCTGTATCTGGTGGCCGGAAATACAATGCACCACAGCCAGGCGCTGAGACATTCCAGATGAAAATTGCTAATAATAAG GTGGGATTGATTATTGGGAAGGGTGGTGAGACCATAAAGTCTATGCAGGCCAAATCTGGAGCCCGCATTCAG GTTATTCCTTTGCATCTGCCTGCTGGTGATACTTCAACTGAAAGAACTGTGCATATTGATGGCACTCAAGAACAAATTGAACATGCAAAGCAGCTGGTGGCTGAGGTTACCAGTGAG AATCGTGCCAGGAATCCAATGTCTGGTGGCTATTCTCAGCAGGGCTATCACCCTCCTCGTCCTCAGTCAAACTGGGGCCCGCCTTCTGCGCCACCCCAGCAGTCTGGTTATGGTTATATGCAGCCTGGGGCTTATCCTGGGGCACCGCCACAGTATGGTGCACCTCAGCAACCTTATGGTAGCTATCCCCCAACATCTGGTGGCTATCAGACTGGGTGGGATCAGTCTCAAAACCAGCAATCTCATACAACTCCCCCTGGTACTGGGTATGATTATTATAGCCAGCAGCAGCAACCTCAACAACAACAATCTGCCCCTGGGACTGCTGCTTCTACTGATGCCACTAGCTACAATTATGGCCAGCCTTCAACATATGCTTCACAAGGATATGATTCTACCTATACTCAGCATAGTGGTGGGCAGCAAGCATATGGACATGATGGCTACTCTGGTTACCAGACCCAAGGCCAGCAGCAGGGCTACTCTCAGCAGACTGGTTATGACCAGCAGGGATATGGTGCATCTGCTTATGGATCAGCTGCGAACTCGACCCAGGATGGGTCCAGCTATGGTGGTCCTGGTGGGGCCACCCAGGCATCTCCGGGGCAGCAAACTTCAACCCCAGCTGCTGGAAGCCACCCTGGCTATGCCAGTCAACCGCCTACTAGTGCTGCAGCAAGCTATCCAGTTCAAGGTTCAGCTCCATCTGGATATGGTGCTCCACCACCCCAGCCTGGCTATGGCACCCAACCTCCACAGCAAGGTGGATATGGTCCGGGCGCTTATGGGCAGCCTTCTCCACACGGCGAGAAACCTCCTGCATCTTCACCTTATGGACAAGCTCCGCCTCCTGGATCTGCTCAGGGTGGTTATGTGCAGTATGGTTACAGCCAACCTGCATACGGTGCACCACCAGCTTACCCTGGTGCACCCACTGCAagccacccgggctatggccaacaGCAGTCTTATGGCGATGCTTATGGTAGTGGAAGCTATGGGCAGCCTACAGCCTACACTACTGAAGCAGCAGCTCCTGCTGCATCCCAGGATCACTCTGCCGCACCTGCCGCGGCCCCTGGAACAACAGCTGCGCCAGCTCCTGACAACAATGGGGGTGCCAAAACTTCTGCGGAAACTTGA